TATAGTTAACACAATTAAAATGGCTGTAAAAAAGTGCGCCTGCGAAAACGAATGCTGCAAAGACTCCTGCAAATGTGGGGCCACCTGCGTTAAAAACTGTGTTGGTGGTAAGAAGTGTAAATGTGATCATAATCCTGAAAGTTCTCAATGTAAGAGTTGTGGTGAAAATTGCAGGTGCGGTACCACGTGCGTTTGTGAAAAGAGTAAATGCAGTTGTGAAAAATGCTAAGTTGCCTTTTCTCCTTATTTACATAACATATAATTTATCACTCTTTATTGTTATTCGTTAATTTATTTGCATGTAGTTTTGACTTACGCCTTCTTTCGAACTCTTCTATATTGTTATTGGAGCACGGTTGA
The DNA window shown above is from Saccharomyces kudriavzevii IFO 1802 strain IFO1802 genome assembly, chromosome: 15 and carries:
- the SKDI15G1860 gene encoding uncharacterized protein (similar to Saccharomyces cerevisiae CRS5 (YOR031W)), with the protein product MAVKKCACENECCKDSCKCGATCVKNCVGGKKCKCDHNPESSQCKSCGENCRCGTTCVCEKSKCSCEKC